The DNA sequence CGGCGGCCAGCGCCTGGCGCAGTTCGTCCAGGCTTTCCACTTCGATTTCCACCGGTTTGCCCGGTGCAATACGGTGCGCGGCTGCCACTGCCTCGGCCACGCCGCCACTGGCTGCAATGTGGTTTTCCTTGATCAGGAAGGCATCGTACAAGCCAATGCGGTGGTTGTCGCAGCCGCCACAGGTCACTGCGTACTTCTGCGCCAGGCGCAGGCCGGGCAAGGTCTTGCGGGTGTCCAGCAGGCGTACCTGGGTGCCTTGCACCAGGTCGGCGAGAAAGCGTGCACGGGTGGCCACACCCGACAGCAACTGCAGGAAGTTCAGCGCACTGCGTTCACCGCTGAGCAGCGAGCGTGCCGGGCCTTCCAGGTGGAACAACGCCTGGTTGGCCGTGGCGCGTTCGCCGTCGGCCACCTGCCAGTGCACCGCCACCCGCGGGTCGAGTTGGCGAAACACCGCATCGACCCAGGCGGTGCCGGCAATCACGCAGTCTTCGCGGGTGATGATGGTCGCCTTGGCCAGGCGCTCGGCCGGGATCAACTGCGCGGTTATATCGCCACTGCCGATGTCCTCCAACAGCGCGCGGCGCACGTTGGCTTCGATTTCAGCGGTCAGATCGGCGAGGCGTAGGTTCGGCATGGTCGGCTCCACAAGCTAGATGCCCGCGATTATAGGGCAGGGGGCCGGTGTGTACAGCCGCCTTGGCAGCGACCTTCGGTCGGGCGCGTTGAGCAACCGGGGCAAATCGGGGTCACTAGCCAGCGAGTGAAACGGCGCTGGCAGCGGTATGGTTTTTTGCCGATAATAGCGACCAGTATTTGGCGTCATAGCTTTGACGATCTTCAGCCCCTTCGGGCGAGACACCCTGCAAGGAGTCCAGGATGCAAAAAGAAGGCAAGGTGGTGCCCTTGGCGGCCGCCATCGACCGAGGGGGGCGTGCGCCCCTGCCTTGCCTTCCGGTATTGCTCCTGCAGGTGCGCGACAAAGCCGCCTTGCAGTTGCGCCAGGGCTTGCAAGGCTTGTTCGACAACGCCGACGACACCCTCTTCGAGATGGCCGACAAGGCATTCGACCGCGGGGACCAGAACCTCTACTTCGAGGCCATGCGCGACCTGCGCCTGAAGCGCAAGAGCATCGAACGGGGCTTTCTCGACACCTTCTACGACGCCTTTTCCCGGATGGGCCAGGTCGACCTGCTGGCCCACCTGGGCGATCCTCGCGACCTGCGCAGCAAGGCCCAGGCTGAGCGGGCCGCCGCGATCGAAGGCATGGTCGCGCGGGTGCTGTCGCGTGACGGCATTGCCCTGCAGCAACTGGGCCTGCGCTTGCAGGCACTGCTCGATCGCCCGCTGCACGAGCAGCACAACCCATTGGGGCCGGCTGCACTGTGTGGCTACTTCCTCGATGCCGGGCGTAACCTGGGGGTTGGCTTGCGGGTAAAGCTGGTGCTGCTGAAACTGTTCGAGCGCTATGTACTGCGCGATGCCGACGTCATCTATGGCGAAGCCAACCAGTTGCTGGCTGCTGCAGGCGTGCTCCCCGAGTTGCCGCCGGCACCGCGCCGGCGTGCCGAAGACCGGCGTATGGGCGCTCGACGTGGCACGGCGAACCTGGCGCAGGAGGTTGGCGCCGACGCGGCAGGGCAGGCCTTCTTTGCCGCGTTGCAGCCCCTGCTGGCGCCGTTGCGCGGGCAGTTTGCGCCGCGTCTGCAAGCGGTAGCCGCTGCCCAGCCGATCAGCACCGCCGACCTGCTGCGGCTGCTGTCCCATTTGCAGCACTACGTGCCCGCTACCCACGAAGACGAGGATTTCGAACTCGGCCAGCAGCTTGAACAGTTGCTCTTGCGGGTCAGCGTGCGCAGCGGCACACGCCGGCGCATCGAAGTGGCCGACGAGGACATGATCAACCTGGTAGGCCTGTTGTTCGGCTACATCCGCAACGACGACAATCTGCCGGCCAGCCTGCGCGCGCTGATCGTGCGCCTGCATATTCCGCTGTTGAAAGTCGCCCTGCTGGACAAGGGTCTGTTAAGCCGGGCCAGCCACCCGGCCAGGCGACTGCTCAACGAGATCGCCGGTGCCGCCATCGGCTGGGAATGTGCCGGCGATGGGCTGCGCGACAGCCTGCATCTGCGCGTGGAGCGGACCATCCAGCGCCTGCTCAACGATTTTGCCGAAAATACCAGCCTGTTCGCTGAACTGCTGGAAGACTTCCTCGCTTTCAACCAGGACGAGCGGCGGCGCAACGAACTGCTCGAACAACGCACCCGCGATGCCGAAGAAGGGCGTGCCCGCGCCCAGCAGGCCAGGCAACAGGTGCAGCATGCGCTGAACCAGCGCCTGCGCGGCCGGGTATGGCCGCAGGTGGTGGTGCAGATGCTGGTGCACTCGTGGAGCCAGGTCATGCTGCTGGCCTGGCTCAAGCAGGGCGAGGCTTCCCAGGCCTGGCGGGATGCAGTGCAGACCATGGACGCGCTGCTGGCCAGCATCACCCCACCGCATGAAACACAAGCCTTGTTGCAGCAGGTGCCTGGCCTGCTCAAGGCACTGCGCGATGGCCTGGCCAGCGTCGCCCTGGACTCGGCCGCGACCCGCGAGTTCTTCCTGCAACTGGAGCAGTTGCACTTGCGCGCCTGCGCCGGCACCGAGCTACAGCCTGGCGCAGAGGGCCAACGCCTGGGCGAGGTGCTGGTGGCCGAGGATATCGTGTTGGCCATTGCCGAAGAGCCCGCCTGCGCGCCGCTGCATGTCGCCCATGGCCAGGCCGCTGCGCTGCGTCAGGTACAGCGCCTGCGTATCGGTACCTGGGTCGAGGTGCTCGACGAGGACGAGCCGCTGCGCTGCAAGCTGGTGGCGCGCATCGACAGTAGCGACAGGCTGGTGTTTGCCAACCGCACCGGCATGAAAGTGCGCGAGTGGAACGGTGCCAGCCTGGCCCGGGCCCTGCACCGCGGCGAGGTGCGGGTGCTGGACGACGGCCTGCTGTTCGAGCGGGCGCTGGACGCGGTGCTCCAGGCGTTGCGACAGTAACCAGGCCTGTAGGCGCAAACATTACAATCATTCACATGCAAACGGCCTTGGCCACAGGGCATACTGATGCCCTGTTCACGGCGCTTTCAGGATCTGCCCCCATGCAATTGGACCGTGCCACTGGCTGGTTCCACGGAATCGGAATCACCCACTGCCCCTCGCCGAACTTCAATGCCCGCCCCCAGGGCGAATCGATTTCCCTGCTGGTGATCCATAACATCAGCCTGCCTCCGGCCTGTTTCGGCACCGGCAAGGTCCAGCAATTCTTCCAGAACCGCCTGGACCCTGACGAGCATCCGTATTTCGCCAGCATCAACCACCTGACCGTGTCGGCGCACCTGTTCGTCGAGCGCGACGGCGCGGTGACCCAGTTCGTGTCATTGCTCGACCGTGCCTGGCATGCCGGTGTGTCATGCTTCGACGGGCGCGAGGGTTGCAACGACTTCTCCATCGGTATCGAGCTGGAAGGCACTGACGAGCTGCCCTATACCGATGCCCAGTACGCAGTGCTGGAGCAACTTACCCGGCATATCCGCAACGCCTGGCCGGCCATCGACCCCAGCCGTATCCAAGGCCACAGCGACATTGCCCCGCAGCGCAAGACCGACCCTGGCCCGGCCTTCGACTGGCCACGCTACCGCAAGGCGCTGCTGCACAACGAGGACAAGGCATGAGTTTTCTGGTGTTGTTGCTGGCGCTGTGGGTCGAGAAGTTCTCGGCGTTGCGCCATCAGGTGCAGCGTGACGGGTTCTTCCTTGGCGAACTGGTGCGCCTGGAGCGCAGCGGCAAGGTGCACCCGTGGTGGACGCTGGCCATTCTGGTGTTGGCTCCGGTCGCGTTGCTGGTGTTGCTGCTGCATGTGCTGGACCCTGTGGCGTATGGCCTGCTGGCCTTGCCGGTGCATCTGCTGGTGCTGATCTACAGCCTGGGCCGCGGCGATGCCAAGGCATCGCTGGGGCCGTTCCGCGACGCCTGGCGCCGGGGCGATGACCAAGCCGCGCTGCACGTGGCAGAACGTGACCTGGGGCTGGCTGCCGACAATCCCCGCAGCTTGCTGGTAAGCGTTCAGGGCAACCTGTTGTGGCAGGTATACCAAGGCTTTTTCGCGGTGATCTTCTGGTACTTCGTGCTCGGCCCGGGCGCCGCGCTGGCCTATCGTCTGCTGGCACTGTGTGGCGAGCACAGCAAGCAGCCAGCGCTCAAGGCCCGTGCCGAGCAGCTACGGCATGTGATGGACTGGTTGCCGGTGCGGGTACTAGCATTGAGCTTTGCCTTGGTGGGCAATTTTGTCGCGGTCACGCGGGTGATGCTGCATGAGTTGCTGAACTGGCATATCAGCGCCGCGCATCTGGTGGCTCGGGTCGGGCGCATTGCCGATGACATTCCAGAGGAAGAAGACGACCAGCGTGGGCTGGGGCGGCTGGACAGCCTGTGGGAATTGCTGCTGCGCTGTGCGGTGCTGTGGTATGCCGGGTTTGCGCTGTGGACGGTGCTGGTCTGACGTAGACGCGTCCCTTTGTAGGAGCGGCCTTGTGTCGCGATGGGCTGCGCAGCAGCCCCGGGGGTTCAGACTCGCCACCTGATGGTCGGGACCGCGTTGCCGCCCTTCGCGACCCAAGGCTGCTCCTGCAAGGGCCGTGAATCCTGGGCCGAGGCGGTTCAGCTGCTACCAGCCAAACACCTCGCAAGCATTGCGGCTGCTGGCTTCGGCCAGCTCCCCGACGTCCACCCCCATCACCTCTGCCAGCACCGTGGCGATCTCCGGCAGGTGCTCCGGGCTGTTCCGTTGCCCCGGGTACATCACCGGTGCCATGTCCGGTGCATCGGTCTCCAGCACCACGCTGTCCAGCGGCAACCGTGCCAGGGTCTTGCGCAGCCGCAGTGCCTGCGGCCAGGTAGCCGCACCGCCCAAGCCAAGCCGGAAGCCCAGCTTGATGTATTCCCGGGCCTCTTCGTAACTGCCGGCAAACGCATGAATCACCCCCGCTCGCAGCGGCTTGTAGCGCTTGAGCGTGGCGATCACCTGGGCGTGGCTGCGGCGCACGTGCAGCAGGGCCGGCAGCTCGAAGTCGCAGGCCATTTGCAGTTGCGCTTCGAACAGGCCCTGCTGGCGCGCCTTGTCCAGGTCTTCGAGGTAATAGTCCAGGCCGAACTCGCCTACCGCACACAGCCGCGGGTGGCCGCGCAGGCGCTCCAGCCACTCGCGCAATTGGCCCAGGTGCTGCGGGCGATGTTGCTCGAGGTAGACCGGGTGCAGGCCGAACGCGGCGAACAGGCGCTGATCGCTGCAGGCCAGGTCCCACACCCGTTGGAAGTTGGCCTGGTGCACCGCCAGCACCACCAGCCGTTCCACCCCGCGCGCCGCCGCGTTGGCCAGCAGGCGCGGGCGGTCGGCGTCGAAGTCGGGGAAGTCCAGGTGGGTGTGGGTGTCGATCAGGCGCATGTTCAGGCCGCTGCGATGCGTTGCTTGAAGGTTCGACCGACGGCGTGCACGCCAGGTTCGTAGCGTTTCTCCTCGATAGCGGCCAACGCCAGTTCCAGGGCGGTGGCGGCAATCAGGCCGTGCTGCTGGGCCATGGCGTTTACCGGCAGCGGCAGGAAGTCGAGCAACTGGTTGTCGCCAAAGGTACCCAGTTGCAGCTGGCGTGAGTCAGCCGGGCGCGCCTGAAGGGCGTCGAACACCCCTTGCAGCAGCACGTACGAGGTGGTCACCAGGGCATCCGGAAGGCCGCCGAGGTCGTCAATCAGCTGTTGCATCAGGCGTTGGCCGCATTCGCGGCTGAAGGCCTCGCCTTGGTAGCGGCGAACTTCGCCGGCATAACCGTGCAGGGCCTCGTCGAAGCCGCCGGCACGCGCCTGGCTGACCGAAAGCTCCGGGCGTGCGCCGATCAGGGCGATGCTGCGCGGGGCCGCGCTGAGCAGGCTGGCGGCCAGTTGGCGGCTGGCATCGCGGTCGTCGCTGATGACCGAACAGAAGTGCGCCGGGTCCAGGCGGCGGTCGATGGCGATCACCGGCAGGCCCTTGTCCTGCAGTTCGCGGTAGCTGTCGTCTTGCGGTGGCAGGCAGCTGGCGACGAACAGCGCATCGCAACGGCGCGCGCGGAACAGCTGCTGCAACTGGCGCTCGCTGTCGGGCTGGTCGTCGCTGCTGGCGATCAGCAACTGGTAGCCACGGGCTCGGGCGCCTTGTTCGAGCTGTTTGGCGATGCGCGCGTAGCTGGGGTTCTCCAGATCGGGGAGAATGAAGCCCAAGGTACGCGTATGCCGGCTGCGCAAGCCAGCAGCCTGCGGGTTGGGGGTGAAGCCATGGGCTTCGACCACCGCACGCACCCGCTCGACGGTGCTGTTGCTGATGCGCTGTTGTTCGGCCTTGCCATTGATGACGTAGCTGGCAGTGGTCACGGACACACCGGCCAGACGGGCGATATCGCTGAGTTTCACCGAATTTTCCTTGTTATTACCGGGGCTGGCTGTGAAGCCTGACCGGGTAGTTTGACCCGGCAGCGGCGCCACGCGCAGACGACCATTGTCGCAATTGTCCGACAGGATGGGGCTTTTTCCCTGGCAGATTATCGAGTAACGTGGCCGCCTGGTCAGATTAAACGTTTCAGCTGCCGATTTTTCTGCCTCGGCTGCCATCGTGCAAGGCTGTCGAACTGGCCGTTCATGTGAATTCCACAACAATACTCCAGTACCCGACCGGGAACTGCAAAAGGAGAAGGTCATGCTCGAGCTCGCCAAGGAGCAGATAGCCATGGGCCAGAAGGCCGCCACCAAGGCCGAGGCCTTGTGCCTGCTGGCCGACCGGTTGGTCGCCGACGGCCTGGTCGCCGAAGGGTACCTGCAAGGGCTGCAGGCCCGCGAGGCGCAGGGCTCCACCTTCCTTGGCCAGGGCATCGCCATTCCCCACGGCACCCCGCAGACGCGCGACCTGGTGTACGCCACCGGCGTGCGCCTGCTGCAGTTTCCCGAGGGTGTGGACTGGGGCGATGGGCAAATGGTCTACCTGGCCATTGGCATCGCCGCCCGTTCCGACGAACACCTGCGCCTGTTGCAGCTGCTGACCCGCGCCCTGGGCGAGACCGACCTGGCCGAAGCGCTGCGTCGCGCCGGCTCCGCCGAGGCGTTGCTGAAACTGTTGCAAGGCGCGCCCCAGGAACTGGCCCTGGATGCGCAACTGGTCGGCCTGAACCTGCCTGCTGAAGACTTCGACGAACTGGCCTGGCGCGGCGCTCGCCTGTTGCAGCGGGCCGAGTGCGTCGACAGCGGGTTCGCTGCCGTGCTGCAGCAGGCCGAACCGTTACCGCTGGGCGAGGGCCTGTGGTGGCTGCACAGCGAACGCCAGGTGCGTCAGCCGGGGCTGGCCTTCATCACCCCGCAACAGCCATTGCGCTATCGCGACCAGCCGCTCAACGGCCTGTTCTGCCTGGCCAGCCTCGGCGCAGCCCACCAGGCCTTGCTCGAACGCCTGTGTGAAGTACTGATCGAAGGGCGCGGGCAGATGCTCTACCAGGCCACCAGCAGCCGCGCAGTCCTGGAAGTGCTGGGCGGAGAGGCGCCGGCGGACTGGCCCAGCGCGCGTATCGTGCTGGCCAACCCGCATGGCTTGCATGCCCGCCCAGCCAAGGTGCTGGCGCAACTGGCCAAAGGTTTCGAGGGGGAAATCCGCGTGCGCCTGGTCGACAGCGCGCAGCCAGCGGTGTCGGTGAAGAGCCTGAGCAAGTTGCTCAGCCTCGGCGCCCGTCGTGGCCAGGCGCTGGAACTGGTGGCTGAACCCACTATTGCCGCCGATGCCTTGCCGGTGCTGTTGGCTGCCATCGAACAAGGTCTGGGCGAGGAGGTGGAACCGTTGCCGCAGGGCAGCGCGGCTGCCGTCAGCACCACCGCCGAAGTGCTGCAGGCACCGCCGGCCGGTAGCCGTGTCCAGGGCGTGGGCGCCGCCCCGGGTATTGCCAGTGGCCCGGCCCACGTGTGTGTCGAGCGCGAGTTCGACTACCCCCTGCGCGGCGAGTCGTACGCCCAGGAGCGGCAGAGGCTGCGTGAAGCCGTGGCGACTGTGAACAGCGAATTGCAAGCCTTGGTCCAGCGCAGTGACAAGGCCATTGGCGAGATCTTCGTGACCCACCAGGAAATGCTCGCCGACCCGGCCCTGAGCGACGATGTCGAGCAGCGCCTGACCCAGGGCGAGAGCGCCGCGGCGGCGTGGATGGCGGTGATCGAGGCGGCGGCACGCCAGCAGGAGTCGCTGCACGATGCCTTGCTCGCCGAGCGTGCCGCTGACCTGCGCGACATCGGTCGCCGGGTGCTGGCGCAACTGTGTGGTGTGCAGGCGCAAGCCGAACCGCAACAACCGTACGTCCTGGTGATGACTGAAGTCGGCCCGTCCGATGTCGCCCGGCTGGACCCGAGCCGTGTTGCCGGTATCGTCACTGCCCAGGGCGGCGCCACCGCCCACAGCGCGATTGTCGCCCGTGCCCTGGGCATCCCGGCGGTGGTCGGCGCCGGCGCCGCGATCCTGCTGCTGGAGGCGGGCACGCCGTTGCTGCTCGATGGCCAGCGCGGCGTGGTCAGCGTGGCGCCACCGGCAGATGAACTGCAACGTGCCCTGGCCGAGCGGGACCTGCGCGAGCAACGCCTGCAGGCGGCCTGGGCCAACCGCTACGAGCCGGCAGTCACCCGCGATGGGCATGCCATCGAGGTGTTCGCCAACATCGGCGAAAGCAGCGGCATCGCCAAGGTGGTGGAGCAGGGCGCCGAAGGCGTGGGCTTGCTGCGCACCGAGCTGATTTTCATGGCCCACCCCCAGGTGCCGGACGTGGCCACCCAGGAGGCGGAATACCGACGCGTGCTCGATGGCCTCGACGGTCGCCCGCTGGTGGTGCGTACCCTCGATGTCGGCGGCGACAAGCCGCTGCCGTACTGGCCGATCGCTGCCGAGGAAAACCCGTTCCTCGGCGTGCGTGGGGTACGCCTGACCTTGCAGCGCCCGCAGGTGATGGAGGACCAGCTGCGCGCCTTGCTGCGGGCCGCCGACCAGCGCCCGCTGCGCATCATGTTCCCGATGGTGGGCCAGGTGCACGAGTGGCGCGAAGCGCGGGCCATGGTCGAGCGCCTGCGGGCGGAAATCCCGGTGGCCGATTTGCAATTGGGCATCATGGTCGAAGTGCCGTCGGCAGCCCTGCTGGCCGCGCAACTGGCGCGCGAAGTCGACTTCTTCAGCATCGGCACCAATGACCTGACCCAGTACACCCTGGCCATCGACCGTGGCCACCCGAGCCTTTCGGCCCAGGCCGATGGCCTGCATCCGGCGGTGCTCAGCCTGATCGACATGACCGTGCGCGCCGCGCATGCCCATGGCAAGTGGGTGGGCGTGTGCGGCGAACTGGCGGCCGACCCGCAGGCGGTGGCGGTGCTGCTCGGCCTGGACGTGGACGAGCTCAGCGTTGCGGCGCGCAGCATTGCCGAAGTCAAGGCCCTGGTCCGCCAGGCCGATCACCAGACGGCCCGCGCCCTGGCGCGCGAGGCCCTGCAACAGGACAGCGCCGCAGCGGTTCGCGCGCTGGTGGAGCGTTACTGAATGGCCAAGATCCTCACCCTCACCCTGAACCCGGCGCTGGATATCACCATCGGCCTGGGGACCCTGCGCCCGGGGCAGGTCAACCGCAGCCAGACGCAGCACAGCCACGCTGCGGGCAAAGGGCTGAACGTTGCCCAGGTACTGGCCGACCTGGGGCACAGTGTCACGGTAGGCGGCTTCCTCGGCCGCGATAACCTGCAGCCGTTCGAAGCGCTGATCCAGTGGCGTGGCTTTGCCGACTGCTTTGTCCGTGTGCCCGGCGAAACCCGCAGCAACATCAAGCTGGTCGAGGCCGATGGCCGTGTCACCGACGTCAACGGCCAGGGCCCGGAGGTCGACGAGGCGGCCCGCAGCGCCTTGTTGCGCCTGCTGGAGCAGGTTGCGCCGGGGCATGACGCGGTGGTGGTGGCGGGCAGCCTGCCACGCGGCATCAGTGCCGAGTGGTTCTGCCAGTTGCTCGAACGATTGAAAGCCCTGGGGCTGAAGGTTGCCCTGGACAGCAGTGGCGAAGCCCTGCGTGCTGGCTTGCAGAGCATTCCCTGGCTGGTCAAGCCGAATACCGAAGAGCTGGGCGAAGTGCTGGGCCTGGCTGTGGATAACCCGCAACAGCAGCGTGCCGCCGCCGCCCGCCTGGTGGCCAGTGGCATCGAACACGTGGTGGTGTCGGCGGGCGAGCAGGGGGTCAGCTGGTTCACCCGCGAGCTCGCCGTGCATGCCCGCCCGCCCAAGGTGCAGGTAGCCAGCACGGTTGGGGCGGGGGATTCGCTGGTGGCCGGCATGGTCCATGGCCTGCTGCAGGGCGAAGCCCCGGCACAGACCTTGGCCCGCGCCACCGCCATCGCCGCCCAGGCCGTTACCCAGGTGGGGTTCGGCATCTGTGACCGGGAGCAACTGGCGCGCCTGGAAGCCGCCGTGCAACTGACAGAACAACAAGAGGGTTGCCGATGAACATTGCCATTGTCACCGCCTGCCCCAACGGCCAGGTGTCGAGCGTGCTGAGCGCGCGTTTGCTGTCCGCCGCGGCCCAGCGGCGTGGCTGGAGTACCAGCGTCGAGGTTCAGGACGCCGAGCACCCCGAGCGGCAACTGAGCGCCGCGCAGATCGCCGAGGCCGACTGGGTGCTGGTGATCAGCACCGGGCCGGTGGACCTCGCCCGCTTCGTCGGCAAGCGGGTCTACCAGAGTACGCCGTCCCAGGCTTTGACCGACCGCGAGGGCTTTCTCGACGAAGCCGCCGCCAATGCCGAGCTGCTGACTTCAGTGGCAACCGGCCCGGCCGAGCTGGCCGGTGCCGGTGCACGCATCGTCGCGGTCACCGCCTGCCCGACCGGCGTCGCGCACACGTTCATGGCCGCAGAAGCACTGCAGCAGGCCGCGCAGCAACTGGGCTACCAGCTCACCGTCGAGACCCAGGGTTCGGTCGGCGCGCGCAACCCTTTGTCTGCCGAAGCCATCGCCGCCGCCGACGTGGTCCTGCTGGCTGCCGACATCGAAGTGCCCACCGCGCGTTTCGCCGGCAAGCGCATCTACCGCTGCGGCACTGGCATCGCCCTCAAGCAGGCCCGTGCCACCCTGGACAAGGCCCTGGCCGAAGCCAAGGTGGAAAGCGGCGCCGATGCCTCGGCAGCGGCTACGCCAACCAAGGGCGAGAAGACCGGGGTGTACAAGCACCTGCTTACCGGTGTGTCGTTCATGCTGCCCATGGTGGTGGCGGGCGGGCTGCTGATCGCCCTGTCGTTCGTGTTCGGTATCGAGGCCTACAAACATCCGGGGACCCTGCCAGCGGCGTTGATGCAGATCGGTGGCGAGGCGGCATTCAAGCTGATGGTGCCATTGCTGGCGGGCTACATCGCCTGGTCGATCGCCGACCGCCCGGGGCTGGCCCCCGGCATGATCGGCGGGCTGCTGGCCAGCACCCTGGGTGCGGGCTTCATCGGCGGCATCGTCGCCGGCTTCCTCGCCGGTTACAGCGCCAAGACCATCGCCCGCTGGGCACGCTTGCCCAGCAGCCTGGAAGCGCTCAAGCCGATCCTGATCATCCCGTTGCTGGCCAGCCTGTTCACCGGGCTGGTGATGATTTACGTGGTTGGCCAGCCGGTGGCGGCGATGCTCGACGGCCTTACCCACTTCCTCGACAGCATGGGCACCACCAACGCCATCCTGCTGGGGCTGTTGCTGGGCGGCATGATGTGCGTCGACCTGGGCGGGCCGATCAACAAGGCCGCCTATGCCTTTTCGGTGGGGCTGCTGGCCTCGTCGAGCTACGCGCCGATGGCGGCGACCATGGCCGCGGGCATGGTGCCGCCGATCGGCCTGGGTATTGCCACCTTCCTGGCCCGTCGCAAGTTCGCCCAAAGCGAGCGCGAGGCGGGCAAGGCAGCCCTGGCGCTGGGCCTGTGCTTCATTTCCGAAGGGGCGATACCGTTTGCCGCCAAGGACCCGCTGCGGGTCATCCCCGCCAGCATCGCCGGCGGCGCGCTGACCGGGGCCTTGTCGATGTACTTCGGCTGCAAGCTGATGGCACCGCATGGCGGCCTGTTCGTGCTGCTGATCCCGAATGCGATCAACCATGCGGCGCTGTACCTGCTGGCGATCGTGGCCGGTAGCTTGCTGACGGCGGTGGTGTATGCGCTGATCAAGAAGAGCGAAGGGGTAGAGCTGGCGGTAGTACCGGCGAAAGGCTAGAGGCCTGGGTTGGCGCACTGGCCGCTTCGCGGATTCAACCGCGAGGTGGCCGCTGCCGGCTAGCGTCGATGCTTCTGCCGCAGTGGCACCAGCAAGTCGCCCAACCCGTTAT is a window from the Pseudomonas anuradhapurensis genome containing:
- the pfkB gene encoding 1-phosphofructokinase, whose protein sequence is MAKILTLTLNPALDITIGLGTLRPGQVNRSQTQHSHAAGKGLNVAQVLADLGHSVTVGGFLGRDNLQPFEALIQWRGFADCFVRVPGETRSNIKLVEADGRVTDVNGQGPEVDEAARSALLRLLEQVAPGHDAVVVAGSLPRGISAEWFCQLLERLKALGLKVALDSSGEALRAGLQSIPWLVKPNTEELGEVLGLAVDNPQQQRAAAARLVASGIEHVVVSAGEQGVSWFTRELAVHARPPKVQVASTVGAGDSLVAGMVHGLLQGEAPAQTLARATAIAAQAVTQVGFGICDREQLARLEAAVQLTEQQEGCR
- a CDS encoding PTS fructose-like transporter subunit IIB; its protein translation is MNIAIVTACPNGQVSSVLSARLLSAAAQRRGWSTSVEVQDAEHPERQLSAAQIAEADWVLVISTGPVDLARFVGKRVYQSTPSQALTDREGFLDEAAANAELLTSVATGPAELAGAGARIVAVTACPTGVAHTFMAAEALQQAAQQLGYQLTVETQGSVGARNPLSAEAIAAADVVLLAADIEVPTARFAGKRIYRCGTGIALKQARATLDKALAEAKVESGADASAAATPTKGEKTGVYKHLLTGVSFMLPMVVAGGLLIALSFVFGIEAYKHPGTLPAALMQIGGEAAFKLMVPLLAGYIAWSIADRPGLAPGMIGGLLASTLGAGFIGGIVAGFLAGYSAKTIARWARLPSSLEALKPILIIPLLASLFTGLVMIYVVGQPVAAMLDGLTHFLDSMGTTNAILLGLLLGGMMCVDLGGPINKAAYAFSVGLLASSSYAPMAATMAAGMVPPIGLGIATFLARRKFAQSEREAGKAALALGLCFISEGAIPFAAKDPLRVIPASIAGGALTGALSMYFGCKLMAPHGGLFVLLIPNAINHAALYLLAIVAGSLLTAVVYALIKKSEGVELAVVPAKG